In Pedosphaera parvula Ellin514, the DNA window ACCTTTGGAATTGATGCTTTGAAAGACCTTGATAAACCCCAACACCGTTCCCAACAATCCGAGCAACGGCGCCAACTGCCCCAACGTCGCCAGCAAATTCAGCTTCTCCTCCAACCGCGGCACCTCCGCCAATCCCGTCTCTTCCAACGACTCCCGCACCCGCTCGCGACCGTAATCACGATTCAAAATCGCCGTCTTCACCAGCCTGGCGACCGGCCCCGGCGTCGCATCACAAATCGAAATCGCTTCCACCACATTTTCCCGCTTCAAAACCGTCCGCACACCATTCAAAAACTCCGCGGAATTGATCTGCGCGCGATGACAATGCAAAAAGCGCTCAACAAAAACGGCAATGGCCACTGCGCTGGCGAATAAAATCACCCACAACATCGGCCCGCCCTTAAATAGCAAACTCGGCAACATGCCACCCTTTATACGATTCTAAACACAAAGTTTAAAGGTCAAACTCTACCCGCATCATCTCTCCAAAGTAAAAATT includes these proteins:
- a CDS encoding MotA/TolQ/ExbB proton channel family protein; protein product: MLPSLLFKGGPMLWVILFASAVAIAVFVERFLHCHRAQINSAEFLNGVRTVLKRENVVEAISICDATPGPVARLVKTAILNRDYGRERVRESLEETGLAEVPRLEEKLNLLATLGQLAPLLGLLGTVLGFIKVFQSINSKGVFANVQELSSGIWQALICMAAGLAVSIVCHAAYNYLVSRVNAIVLDMEKAATEIVNIVTESSAQNGK